From the genome of Pelobacter propionicus DSM 2379, one region includes:
- a CDS encoding DUF1385 domain-containing protein: MEKINVGGQAVIEGVMMRAPRSLAIAVRRANGEIVVKRELVAPLSERYPFVKLPIIRGAVALFQSLVIGIKALNFSANEAMVEEQPEGEKDGQELSAWAMAGTMAVAFAFGIGLFFVLPLYATRLLTQFALISDTNLIFNLVDGVIRVIVFLLYIWSISRMKDIRRVFQYHGAEHKSIFAHEAGETLTVENVRPYSRLHPRCGTSFLLIVMLVSIAVFSLIPKLWPFYLKAGSRVVLLPLIAGISYEFLKWGAKHEANPLVRLLIAPGLALQRLTTGEPDDAQLEVAIRSLNEALEVNAGYADDRLVV, translated from the coding sequence ATGGAAAAGATCAATGTCGGCGGTCAGGCGGTAATCGAGGGTGTCATGATGAGGGCACCACGATCCCTCGCCATCGCGGTCCGTCGGGCAAATGGCGAGATAGTTGTCAAACGTGAACTGGTTGCGCCGTTGTCGGAGCGCTATCCATTCGTCAAACTGCCCATAATCCGTGGAGCGGTGGCGCTGTTCCAGTCGCTTGTCATCGGCATCAAGGCGCTCAACTTCTCCGCCAACGAGGCCATGGTGGAAGAACAGCCGGAAGGGGAGAAGGACGGTCAGGAGCTTTCCGCTTGGGCTATGGCCGGCACCATGGCTGTGGCGTTCGCCTTTGGCATAGGCCTGTTCTTCGTTCTGCCGCTCTACGCCACCAGACTTTTGACCCAGTTTGCCCTGATCAGCGATACCAATCTCATTTTCAATCTGGTGGACGGCGTCATCCGGGTGATCGTCTTTTTGCTCTACATCTGGAGCATCTCCCGCATGAAGGACATCAGGCGGGTCTTTCAGTACCATGGCGCCGAGCACAAATCCATTTTCGCCCACGAGGCGGGAGAAACGCTGACGGTGGAGAATGTACGGCCTTACAGCCGCCTGCATCCGCGCTGCGGCACCAGCTTCCTGCTGATAGTCATGCTGGTCAGCATAGCCGTATTCTCTCTGATCCCCAAACTTTGGCCCTTTTACCTCAAGGCCGGTTCACGGGTTGTGCTGCTGCCCCTGATCGCCGGCATATCCTATGAGTTCCTCAAGTGGGGCGCCAAACACGAGGCCAACCCGTTGGTCAGGTTACTCATTGCACCGGGATTGGCACTGCAGCGCCTGACCACCGGCGAGCCCGACGACGCCCAGTTGGAGGTAGCCATCCGGTCGCTGAACGAGGCGCTGGAGGTCAATGCCGGATACGCCGATGACCGGCTGGTGGTGTGA
- the thyX gene encoding FAD-dependent thymidylate synthase has protein sequence MNIELISHTPEPEKSVALAARLCYSPATIAELRKSFDSSDIESFLNKIMSLGHHSVLEHASFTFGIEGISRVTSHQLVRHRIASFSQQSQRYVSHSEEFSSIMPGSIAANPEARRIFAFMSETLHKAYSQLVDMGIPPEDARYVLPNATETKLVMSMNARELLHFFALRCCRRAQWEIREMAVEMLRLVKKVAPVIFRQAGPGCVNGPCPEGPFCCGQADGVRDYFKKLE, from the coding sequence ATGAATATCGAGCTCATTTCCCATACTCCTGAGCCGGAAAAGAGCGTCGCTCTGGCGGCTAGGCTCTGTTACTCGCCGGCGACGATCGCTGAATTGCGTAAGTCCTTCGATTCCTCCGACATCGAGTCATTCCTGAATAAAATCATGTCCCTCGGGCATCACTCGGTGCTGGAGCATGCCTCGTTCACCTTTGGAATCGAGGGTATCTCCCGCGTGACCTCCCACCAGCTGGTGCGCCACCGCATTGCCTCCTTTTCCCAGCAGTCACAACGCTATGTGTCCCATAGTGAGGAATTTTCCTCGATCATGCCCGGTTCCATCGCGGCTAATCCCGAGGCGCGTAGGATCTTCGCCTTTATGTCCGAGACGCTGCACAAGGCCTATTCCCAGTTGGTGGATATGGGTATTCCCCCCGAGGATGCGCGCTATGTGCTGCCCAACGCCACCGAGACCAAGCTGGTCATGAGCATGAATGCCCGAGAACTGCTGCATTTCTTCGCGTTGCGCTGCTGCCGGCGGGCACAGTGGGAGATACGCGAGATGGCCGTGGAGATGCTGCGGCTGGTGAAAAAAGTCGCTCCGGTGATCTTTCGCCAAGCCGGTCCCGGCTGTGTCAACGGTCCCTGTCCGGAGGGGCCGTTCTGTTGTGGTCAGGCCGATGGGGTGCGCGACTATTTCAAAAAACTGGAATAA
- a CDS encoding peptide-binding protein, translated as MRWLLHCGCLVAVLFLVSCQQEVPKRVSSSATDEKPAIGDAIIEGTIGEATTLIPILATDASSHAIAAQLYNGLVKYDKNLNIVGDLAERFSVSPDGLQITFYLRRGVKWHDGFPFTSRDVLYTYRVIIDPRTPTAYSEDFKQVKSVSALDDYTVRVSYASPFAPALASWGTSILPAHLLEGKDITRSSLARRPVGTGPYRFREWVAGQKVVLDANPDYFEGRPYISRYIYRIIPDTSTMYMELKSGSIDMMGLTPVQYARQTMTSDFISRFNKYRYPSSSYVYMGYNLRHPLFGDKRIRQALTAAINKDELIQGVLFGMGRKAHGPIIPGRWAYNPHVRDIAYDPQRSAQLLAQAGWRRKDAAGILVKNGKPFSLTILTNQGNQQRLLTAQIIQQRLRFVGVDAKIRVVEWATFLKEFVDKGNFEVVMLGWSTTPDPDLYDVWHSSKTRPGELNFIGFRNAEVDRLLGEGRSTFDLEKRKRAYFRIQEILADEQPYTFLYVPDALPVVSSRIRGIEPAPAGIGHNQIRWYVPKGEQRY; from the coding sequence ATGAGGTGGCTCTTGCATTGCGGGTGCCTTGTTGCCGTTCTATTTCTGGTTTCCTGTCAGCAGGAAGTGCCCAAGAGAGTAAGCTCTTCGGCTACGGATGAGAAGCCGGCTATTGGCGATGCAATCATCGAAGGGACCATAGGTGAGGCCACCACGCTGATCCCCATTCTTGCCACGGATGCATCCTCCCATGCCATTGCAGCACAACTCTATAACGGCCTAGTAAAATATGATAAAAACCTTAATATTGTTGGAGACTTGGCTGAGCGGTTCTCCGTGTCTCCCGACGGTCTCCAGATTACGTTTTACCTCCGCCGCGGAGTGAAGTGGCATGACGGTTTTCCCTTTACCTCTCGAGATGTGCTCTACACCTATCGCGTCATTATCGATCCCCGCACCCCCACCGCATACTCAGAAGATTTCAAACAGGTAAAAAGTGTCTCCGCGCTCGATGATTATACGGTGAGAGTGAGCTATGCTTCCCCTTTTGCTCCGGCACTGGCATCCTGGGGGACGAGCATCCTCCCGGCACACTTGCTGGAGGGTAAGGATATCACGAGAAGCTCATTGGCGCGTAGGCCGGTCGGTACTGGACCCTATCGCTTCAGGGAGTGGGTTGCCGGGCAGAAAGTAGTTCTGGATGCCAATCCTGACTACTTTGAAGGGCGCCCCTACATAAGTCGTTATATCTACCGCATCATTCCCGATACATCCACCATGTATATGGAACTCAAGTCCGGTTCCATCGACATGATGGGCCTGACACCTGTTCAGTACGCCAGGCAGACGATGACGTCTGATTTTATCTCCCGATTCAACAAGTATCGCTACCCCTCATCCAGTTACGTCTATATGGGGTATAACCTGCGCCATCCGCTATTCGGAGACAAGCGTATTCGTCAGGCTTTGACGGCAGCCATCAACAAAGACGAGTTGATCCAGGGGGTGCTATTCGGCATGGGGCGAAAAGCCCATGGCCCGATAATTCCCGGACGCTGGGCATATAATCCCCATGTCAGAGACATTGCCTACGATCCTCAACGATCCGCTCAGTTGCTGGCCCAAGCCGGTTGGAGGAGAAAGGATGCCGCGGGGATTCTGGTGAAGAATGGAAAACCATTTTCTCTCACCATTCTCACCAATCAAGGAAATCAGCAGCGTCTGCTGACCGCTCAGATCATCCAGCAGCGCCTTAGATTTGTGGGGGTTGACGCGAAGATCCGGGTCGTGGAGTGGGCCACTTTCTTGAAGGAGTTTGTGGATAAGGGAAATTTCGAGGTTGTAATGCTTGGATGGAGTACTACACCGGATCCGGACTTATATGATGTCTGGCACTCCAGTAAAACCAGGCCGGGGGAGTTAAATTTCATCGGTTTCAGAAACGCCGAAGTTGACCGGTTGCTGGGTGAGGGACGCAGTACTTTTGATTTGGAAAAGCGCAAACGCGCCTATTTTCGTATTCAGGAAATTTTGGCGGATGAACAGCCCTACACATTCCTGTATGTCCCCGACGCGCTTCCGGTGGTGAGTTCGCGTATTCGTGGCATTGAGCCTGCTCCGGCTGGAATCGGCCACAACCAGATTAGATGGTATGTGCCGAAGGGTGAACAGCGCTATTGA
- a CDS encoding N-acetyltransferase has protein sequence MLRKAQISDVKNIQKLVMAYATKGDMLSRSLSELYESLRDFYVYEEEGKLLGTTALHIVWEDLAEVRSTAVAEEATRRGIGGKLVQACIDEGRKLGLKRLFCLTYRPDFFSSLGFRLVDKSELPHKVWGDCVKCPKFPDCDENAMILDL, from the coding sequence ATGCTTCGTAAGGCACAGATCAGCGACGTCAAAAACATCCAGAAACTGGTGATGGCCTACGCCACCAAGGGGGACATGCTTTCCCGCTCATTGTCCGAACTGTACGAGTCGCTGCGCGATTTTTACGTCTACGAAGAAGAGGGAAAACTGCTGGGTACAACCGCTCTGCACATCGTCTGGGAGGACCTGGCCGAGGTGCGCTCCACCGCGGTGGCCGAGGAGGCGACCCGCAGGGGCATAGGCGGCAAACTCGTCCAGGCCTGCATCGACGAGGGGCGCAAACTGGGACTGAAACGGCTCTTCTGCCTGACCTACCGCCCCGATTTTTTCTCCAGCCTCGGCTTCCGACTGGTGGACAAGTCTGAACTCCCCCACAAGGTATGGGGAGACTGCGTCAAGTGCCCCAAGTTTCCCGACTGCGACGAAAACGCCATGATCCTGGACCTCTGA
- the rpmE gene encoding 50S ribosomal protein L31: protein MKEGIHPMYSDATVKCLCGNTFQTRSTRKEINTEICSACHPFFTGKQKLIDTAGRVERFKRRYGQV, encoded by the coding sequence ATGAAAGAAGGTATCCACCCCATGTATTCTGATGCCACCGTGAAGTGCCTGTGTGGTAACACGTTCCAGACCCGATCCACGCGCAAGGAGATCAATACCGAGATCTGCTCCGCCTGTCATCCGTTCTTTACCGGCAAACAGAAGCTGATCGATACCGCTGGGCGTGTCGAGCGGTTCAAACGGCGCTACGGCCAAGTATAG
- a CDS encoding response regulator, whose product MNILIVEDNPNEREILRFTLERHGCMVIEAADGLEGLDLAIHRQPDIIVSNTLMPRMDGFQLLWALKADPKLTSIPFLFYSDTFTGEQEEKLAISLGAAAFIVKNKAPESVWLQADAAITATSKPQKTIVYPTIDKSDRKHLREYGRIVATKLEEKVRELQAALTERRQVVDEIKTLKSELAIRASEFKRAEDTIKEQEQQLSNFFEVAPFPLLLLDGELRIRRINKHGCSLTGSPAIDMLGLRSGEALRCIHALDTPEGCGFGPNCRECLLRICIKNCLNSEQQYSCKEVSLPLSAKDSETNLTFILSISRATTGKQDMLLITLQDITAQKTLERKLHYAQKMEAAGILAGGIAHECNSHLSTIVGYGNTTLMSMSRNDPNRQNVEQIVTNAKKAAHLTNKLKIFCRKQSGEKKNINLNETILSMQNNLLRLFGQDINCTTLISDQELTVCADKHHLELLLTCLINKILDTTQRGGSLTITTDQTRLGPDVCAINDLKTRNSYALLTVTHSNASMGSDDLEHIFNPLFSIQEQSKWPELQLSLISHIIKQHESHITVFSEPGKGTAFRIYIPLVSSTATDRDKALENEKSGKGGETILLAEDDEAVRNMAEAILQHFGYEVIVAVDGEDAVQKYLKHAERINLLLFDLVMPKMSGQEAYVEIKKHAPNIKVVFASGHTPEIIKQRKLVDENALLIFKPYLPSVFLQKVRSALDSITL is encoded by the coding sequence GTGAACATTCTGATCGTTGAAGACAATCCCAATGAACGAGAAATCTTGCGCTTCACCCTGGAACGACACGGATGCATGGTGATCGAAGCAGCGGATGGACTGGAAGGTCTCGACCTTGCCATTCACCGCCAACCGGATATTATCGTATCCAACACACTCATGCCACGAATGGATGGCTTTCAACTCCTCTGGGCTTTGAAGGCCGACCCAAAACTCACCTCGATCCCCTTTCTCTTCTATTCGGACACCTTCACCGGAGAGCAGGAAGAAAAACTCGCCATTTCTCTGGGGGCAGCAGCATTTATTGTCAAAAACAAAGCTCCGGAGAGCGTGTGGCTGCAGGCTGACGCGGCGATCACCGCGACCAGCAAGCCCCAGAAAACGATAGTATACCCGACAATCGACAAAAGCGACCGGAAGCATCTCCGGGAATATGGCCGGATCGTGGCGACCAAACTCGAGGAGAAGGTGCGCGAACTTCAGGCTGCCCTGACCGAGCGCAGACAGGTTGTCGATGAAATAAAAACTCTTAAATCAGAGCTAGCAATTAGAGCATCGGAATTTAAGCGGGCGGAGGACACTATTAAAGAGCAGGAACAACAGCTCTCGAATTTTTTTGAAGTCGCCCCATTTCCACTACTACTTCTGGATGGAGAACTGCGAATTCGCAGAATCAACAAACATGGGTGTTCACTCACCGGATCGCCTGCTATTGACATGCTCGGCCTGAGAAGCGGAGAGGCATTGCGCTGCATCCACGCGCTGGACACTCCCGAAGGTTGTGGTTTTGGACCAAACTGCCGAGAATGCTTGTTGCGTATTTGCATCAAAAATTGCCTAAATAGTGAGCAACAGTATTCCTGTAAAGAAGTGAGTCTGCCGTTATCAGCCAAAGACAGCGAGACTAATCTCACATTCATCCTTTCAATTTCCAGGGCAACCACAGGAAAACAGGACATGCTGCTCATCACCCTGCAGGACATAACCGCACAAAAAACACTTGAACGGAAACTTCATTACGCTCAGAAGATGGAGGCAGCCGGCATACTGGCTGGCGGGATCGCCCATGAATGCAACAGCCACCTGTCCACAATAGTCGGATACGGGAACACTACCCTCATGAGTATGTCCAGAAACGATCCCAATCGACAAAATGTGGAGCAAATCGTGACGAATGCCAAAAAAGCTGCACATCTGACAAATAAACTCAAGATTTTTTGCAGAAAGCAGTCAGGCGAAAAGAAAAACATAAATCTGAACGAAACCATTTTATCGATGCAGAACAACCTGTTGCGGCTCTTCGGCCAAGATATTAACTGCACAACCTTGATATCGGATCAAGAACTGACGGTTTGTGCTGACAAGCACCACCTTGAACTCCTCTTAACATGTCTCATCAATAAGATTCTTGATACCACACAAAGGGGCGGGTCACTGACGATCACCACAGATCAGACCAGACTCGGCCCCGATGTATGTGCAATCAACGATTTAAAAACACGCAATTCCTATGCCCTGCTGACAGTGACACACAGCAACGCCAGCATGGGCAGTGACGATCTGGAACACATATTCAATCCGCTTTTCAGCATACAGGAACAGAGCAAGTGGCCGGAACTACAACTCTCTCTTATTTCACACATCATCAAGCAGCACGAAAGTCACATAACCGTATTCAGCGAACCAGGCAAAGGGACGGCGTTCAGGATATATATCCCGCTGGTCTCATCTACAGCAACAGACAGAGACAAAGCATTGGAGAACGAAAAATCCGGAAAAGGGGGAGAAACCATCCTGCTGGCAGAAGACGATGAAGCGGTGCGGAATATGGCTGAGGCCATACTGCAGCATTTCGGTTACGAGGTTATCGTTGCCGTTGACGGGGAAGACGCCGTTCAGAAGTACCTGAAACACGCTGAGAGAATTAATCTGCTTCTATTCGATCTGGTCATGCCCAAAATGAGCGGACAGGAAGCTTATGTCGAAATCAAAAAGCATGCTCCCAATATAAAGGTAGTATTCGCCAGCGGCCATACGCCTGAGATCATCAAACAGCGAAAACTAGTCGATGAAAATGCACTATTGATATTCAAACCATATTTGCCATCGGTTTTCCTACAGAAGGTGCGCAGCGCGCTTGATAGCATCACGCTGTAG
- the tnpA gene encoding IS66 family insertion sequence element accessory protein TnpA — translation MRSTVSQDWSAKTTAWKQSGMSLAAWCRENSESYYWFRYWRKRLAVPVSGRFLELTLPDAPISLECNGILVHVAKGFDPDLLSDILSLLKKG, via the coding sequence ATGCGGTCGACAGTCAGTCAGGATTGGTCAGCCAAGACCACGGCCTGGAAACAGAGCGGCATGAGTCTGGCCGCGTGGTGCCGGGAAAACTCCGAGAGTTATTACTGGTTCCGTTATTGGCGCAAGCGTCTGGCTGTGCCTGTCTCCGGAAGATTCCTGGAACTCACCCTCCCTGACGCGCCCATCTCTCTGGAGTGCAACGGCATCCTGGTCCATGTCGCCAAAGGGTTCGATCCCGATCTTCTTTCCGACATTCTGTCGCTGTTGAAGAAGGGATAG
- the prfA gene encoding peptide chain release factor 1, translating to MFDKIEELERRYQELEALLSDPAVISNQPEFRKLSREHADLTGLVAAYRRYRRVLEEMEGNRELLADVDMKEMAEEELKVLEEEKERLEGEIQMLLLPRDPNDDKSVILEIRAGTGGDESALFAGDLFRMYSRFADVNRWKVETISASESERGGFKEIIASVEGEGVFAKLKYESGTHRVQRVPETEAQGRIHTSACTVAIMAEAEDVDIDINPTDLKIDVYRSSGAGGQHVNTTDSAVRITHLPTGTVVACQEERSQIKNRAKAMKVLKTRIMDSIQQEQNARMAADRKQQVGSGDRSERIRTYNFPQGRMTDHRIGLTLYRLDAIMAGDIAEIVDALRAHYQMEALKAQSEE from the coding sequence ATGTTCGACAAGATAGAAGAACTTGAGCGGCGCTACCAGGAACTGGAAGCGCTGTTGTCCGACCCGGCGGTCATTTCCAACCAGCCGGAGTTTCGCAAGCTGTCCCGCGAACATGCCGACCTGACCGGCCTGGTGGCTGCCTACCGCCGCTACCGCAGGGTGCTGGAGGAGATGGAGGGAAACCGCGAGCTGCTGGCTGATGTGGATATGAAGGAGATGGCGGAAGAGGAGCTGAAAGTTCTGGAGGAGGAAAAGGAACGACTGGAGGGGGAAATCCAGATGCTGTTGCTTCCCAGGGATCCCAACGATGACAAGAGCGTCATCCTGGAGATTCGCGCCGGCACCGGCGGCGACGAATCGGCTCTGTTCGCCGGCGACCTGTTTCGCATGTATTCCCGTTTCGCGGACGTCAACCGCTGGAAGGTGGAGACCATATCCGCCTCGGAATCGGAGCGGGGCGGCTTCAAGGAGATCATCGCCTCCGTGGAAGGGGAGGGGGTCTTTGCCAAGCTCAAGTACGAATCAGGTACCCACCGCGTGCAGCGCGTTCCGGAGACCGAGGCCCAAGGGCGCATCCACACCAGCGCCTGCACCGTGGCGATCATGGCAGAGGCCGAGGACGTGGACATCGACATCAATCCGACCGACCTGAAGATCGACGTGTACCGCTCCTCCGGCGCTGGTGGTCAGCATGTCAACACCACCGATTCAGCCGTGCGCATCACCCACCTTCCCACCGGCACGGTGGTGGCCTGCCAGGAGGAACGCAGCCAGATCAAGAACCGCGCCAAGGCCATGAAGGTCCTCAAGACCCGCATCATGGACTCCATTCAGCAGGAACAGAACGCCAGGATGGCGGCGGACCGCAAGCAGCAGGTTGGTTCCGGCGACCGCTCGGAGCGCATTCGCACCTATAACTTTCCCCAGGGACGCATGACCGATCATCGCATCGGCCTGACGCTCTACCGCCTGGATGCCATCATGGCCGGGGATATCGCCGAGATCGTGGATGCCCTGCGCGCCCATTACCAGATGGAGGCGCTCAAGGCGCAGAGTGAAGAGTGA
- the rho gene encoding transcription termination factor Rho yields the protein MNLQELKGKKINELNAIARDLSIEGASSLRKQDLIFAILNAQTEQNGMIFGEGVLETLQDGFGFLRATDYNYLPGPDDIYVSPSQIRRFNLRTGDTVSGQIRPPKEGERYFALLKVESVNFESPEVAREKILFDNLTPLYPEEKLKLETGADNLPMRVVELMAPIGKGQRGLIVAPPRTGKTMLIQNIANSIAANHPEVYLIVLLIDERPEEVTDMQRSVNGEVVSSTFDEPATRHVQVAEMVIEKAKRLVEHKRDVVILLDSITRLARAYNTVIPPSGKILSGGVDSNALHKPKRFFGAARNIEEGGSLTIIATALVDTGSKMDEVIFEEFKGTGNMELHLDRKLVEKRTFPAIDINKSGTRKEELLIDKNSLNRIWILRKVIHPMNVVDSMEFLLDKLSEAKTNQAFLDSMSK from the coding sequence ATGAACTTACAGGAACTGAAAGGCAAGAAGATCAACGAGCTTAACGCCATTGCCCGTGATCTTAGTATTGAGGGCGCATCAAGCTTGCGCAAGCAGGATCTCATCTTTGCCATCCTTAACGCGCAGACCGAACAGAACGGCATGATCTTTGGCGAAGGTGTGCTTGAAACTCTCCAAGACGGCTTTGGGTTTTTACGGGCTACGGATTATAATTATCTGCCGGGTCCAGATGACATCTACGTTTCGCCGAGTCAGATCAGGCGTTTTAATCTGCGTACTGGAGACACCGTCTCTGGACAGATTCGGCCTCCCAAGGAGGGTGAACGTTATTTCGCTCTGCTCAAGGTGGAGTCCGTCAACTTCGAGTCACCTGAAGTCGCCCGGGAAAAAATCCTGTTTGACAACCTGACCCCGCTCTATCCTGAGGAAAAGCTGAAGCTGGAAACCGGTGCCGACAACCTTCCCATGCGTGTTGTCGAGTTGATGGCTCCCATCGGTAAGGGGCAGCGCGGCCTGATCGTTGCGCCACCTCGCACCGGCAAGACAATGCTGATCCAGAATATTGCAAACTCCATTGCCGCCAATCATCCGGAAGTCTATCTGATCGTACTGCTGATTGACGAGCGTCCAGAAGAGGTTACGGACATGCAGCGTTCGGTAAACGGCGAGGTGGTTTCCTCCACCTTTGACGAACCGGCGACACGCCACGTCCAGGTGGCTGAAATGGTCATCGAAAAGGCCAAGCGACTGGTGGAGCACAAGCGGGACGTGGTTATCCTGCTGGATTCGATAACACGTCTTGCGCGTGCATACAATACCGTTATTCCTCCTTCTGGCAAGATTCTCTCCGGAGGTGTGGACTCCAATGCTCTGCACAAACCCAAGCGTTTCTTCGGTGCTGCCCGCAATATCGAGGAAGGTGGTTCTCTGACCATCATTGCCACAGCACTGGTGGATACCGGCAGCAAGATGGACGAGGTTATCTTCGAGGAATTCAAGGGTACCGGCAACATGGAACTGCACTTGGATCGCAAACTTGTTGAAAAGAGGACGTTTCCCGCCATTGATATCAACAAGTCCGGAACTCGCAAGGAAGAACTGCTGATCGACAAGAACTCCCTGAACCGCATCTGGATTCTGCGCAAGGTCATCCACCCCATGAATGTTGTGGACAGCATGGAATTCCTTCTGGACAAGCTCTCAGAGGCGAAGACCAACCAGGCATTTCTGGATTCCATGTCCAAGTGA
- a CDS encoding aminoacyl-tRNA deacylase, with product MAKSKTPTTQAVRHLRQEHVVFTDHLYSYVDKGGTTVSARELGVDEHIVIKTLVMEDDRQIPLIILMHGDRQVSTRELARIVGVKQITPCTPETAHRHTGYLVGGTSPFGTRRKMPVYMEESIAALPEIIINGGKRGYLVRMQPAELIRVLQPTLVRVGI from the coding sequence GTGGCAAAGAGCAAAACACCCACAACCCAGGCAGTGCGGCACCTGCGCCAGGAGCATGTGGTTTTTACGGACCACCTCTACAGCTATGTTGACAAGGGAGGCACCACCGTTTCGGCACGAGAACTGGGGGTGGACGAACATATCGTCATCAAGACCCTGGTGATGGAGGATGACCGGCAGATCCCCCTGATAATCCTGATGCACGGCGACCGGCAGGTTTCCACCAGGGAATTGGCGCGGATCGTAGGCGTCAAACAGATCACCCCCTGCACACCGGAGACCGCCCACAGACATACCGGATACCTGGTAGGCGGCACCTCCCCCTTCGGTACGCGCCGCAAGATGCCGGTCTACATGGAAGAGAGCATCGCCGCACTGCCGGAGATCATCATCAATGGTGGCAAGCGGGGGTATCTGGTGCGCATGCAACCCGCGGAACTGATCCGCGTGCTTCAGCCAACGCTGGTGAGGGTCGGGATATAA